The following proteins are co-located in the Lacticaseibacillus paracasei subsp. paracasei genome:
- a CDS encoding ABC transporter ATP-binding protein, with the protein MQTNQAVQVSALTQGYGKQIVLKDINLTLNHGQILALIGPSGAGKTTLVSTIMGMLRPRTGQVSVLGQAVPNRPLLAKIGFMAQTDALYESLTGAENLTFFAKMQGVPHAQITKQMAYAANVVNLQPALKQPVKDYSGGMKRRLSLAIALISQPQLLILDEPTVGIDPELRQQIWHELHRLADQGVAIILTTHVMADAEEADTLLMIRNGTAIAQGTPAQLKADYQTDSIEAVFLAAGRQQDAH; encoded by the coding sequence ATGCAAACAAATCAAGCTGTTCAGGTCAGCGCCCTCACCCAAGGCTATGGTAAACAGATCGTGCTTAAGGACATCAACTTGACCTTAAATCATGGTCAAATTCTTGCTTTAATCGGTCCTAGCGGTGCTGGCAAAACCACTTTAGTCAGTACCATTATGGGTATGTTGCGCCCACGCACCGGACAAGTCAGCGTTTTAGGGCAAGCCGTGCCGAATCGTCCCCTACTCGCGAAAATCGGCTTCATGGCTCAGACTGATGCTTTATATGAAAGTTTAACCGGTGCCGAGAACCTGACATTTTTTGCCAAAATGCAAGGCGTCCCACACGCGCAGATTACCAAACAAATGGCTTATGCTGCTAATGTCGTCAATCTGCAACCGGCCTTAAAGCAACCAGTTAAGGATTATTCAGGCGGGATGAAGCGCCGATTATCGCTCGCCATCGCCCTCATCAGTCAACCGCAGTTGTTGATTTTAGATGAACCGACCGTTGGCATTGACCCTGAGCTGCGCCAACAGATTTGGCATGAATTGCATCGTCTGGCGGATCAGGGTGTCGCCATTATTTTAACGACCCACGTCATGGCTGATGCCGAAGAAGCGGACACGTTATTGATGATTCGCAACGGGACTGCCATTGCCCAAGGGACACCGGCACAATTAAAGGCAGATTATCAAACGGACTCGATTGAAGCGGTCTTTTTAGCCGCAGGGAGGCAGCAAGATGCGCATTGA
- a CDS encoding CdaR family protein encodes MNRLWDNPWVNRLLALLLAIGLFAYVNVESINNTRQSANDDTTLVANKTQTVKVPLQVNANTDKYFITGYPSKVSVALTGTASLVTMTANTQNFRIIADLTKLGVGKHRVRLKAEGLNKDLSYSISPKSVTVDIQVRDNKTMPIQVRYNKASIASGYAAGEPKLSTRTVDVTGARSVIDSIAQVVANVSLSHNTRSTVDQEVLLQALDENGNTMNVVLAPQTVHVTLPISQPSKKLTVELKQTGTAVSGRTYVLSSDTKQVTVYGDQSSLDKLSKLTVDVDVSGISTTTTRTYNVTDLNDGISAASPKSLKVTVSVGNTGNDDNNNNGGSTASTSTSSSSAASTSSASESDSSTSTSDNNG; translated from the coding sequence ATGAATCGCTTATGGGATAATCCATGGGTTAATCGGTTGTTGGCTCTGCTTCTCGCGATTGGGCTTTTTGCTTATGTCAACGTTGAAAGCATCAACAATACCAGACAAAGTGCAAATGATGATACAACCTTGGTTGCCAACAAAACCCAGACCGTGAAAGTGCCGTTACAGGTAAATGCCAACACGGACAAGTATTTTATTACCGGTTATCCGTCAAAAGTTTCAGTTGCATTGACAGGAACGGCTTCATTAGTCACGATGACCGCCAACACCCAAAATTTTCGGATCATTGCTGATCTTACCAAACTCGGTGTTGGCAAGCATCGTGTTCGGTTGAAGGCAGAAGGTTTGAACAAGGATTTGAGTTATTCGATTTCGCCTAAATCCGTGACCGTTGACATTCAGGTTCGGGACAATAAGACGATGCCGATTCAGGTTCGCTATAATAAAGCCAGTATCGCATCCGGGTATGCAGCTGGTGAGCCAAAGCTGTCGACGCGAACAGTGGATGTCACTGGCGCACGATCCGTGATTGACTCGATCGCACAAGTTGTGGCAAATGTCTCGCTGTCGCACAATACCCGGAGTACGGTTGACCAAGAGGTGCTGTTACAGGCGCTTGATGAGAACGGCAATACGATGAATGTTGTGTTGGCACCGCAGACTGTTCATGTAACCTTACCGATTTCTCAACCTAGCAAGAAACTTACCGTGGAGCTAAAACAAACTGGGACTGCCGTGTCAGGACGCACGTATGTCTTGTCCTCTGACACAAAACAGGTTACCGTATACGGAGACCAAAGTAGTTTGGACAAGCTGAGTAAATTAACCGTGGACGTCGATGTCAGCGGTATTAGCACGACGACAACTCGGACTTACAACGTAACTGATTTGAATGATGGTATTTCTGCTGCTAGTCCGAAATCACTTAAAGTGACGGTTAGTGTTGGCAACACTGGTAATGATGATAATAACAACAATGGCGGTTCAACAGCGAGCACCAGTACTTCGAGTTCGAGTGCCGCAAGCACCTCGAGTGCCAGTGAATCAGACTCAAGTACATCAACAAGCGACAATAATGGCTGA
- a CDS encoding ABC transporter permease, whose translation MRIEALINRILKEMFRDKRTLALMFIAPLFIMTLIFFLFQSNTDTKADLAVHAVDSALTKAIDTKHVRLHQVKNDQPIALIKAHDYAGVLTQDGDKLTLTLANADQGKSAILKQTLQAASIKLKMQAAATALKIQATTLQKLATALKQATHGAAQIPEPHQPKTPSYTLTTHYRYGSADSTYFDTLLPILMGFIVFFFVFLISGIALLRERTTGTLYRLLATPVRRGEIISGYLLGYGIFAIIQTLLIVGYSLIVFKIQILGSIPAIFLINLLLAFTALALGLLISTFADTEFQMLQFIPIVVIPQIFFTGLIPIDHMLGWLQPIAHIMPLYYGANALTGIIAKGQSLAVFYPDVVALLGFFLLFLGLNLLTMRKYRQV comes from the coding sequence ATGCGCATTGAAGCGTTGATTAATCGGATTTTAAAAGAAATGTTCCGTGATAAACGCACGTTAGCCCTGATGTTTATCGCGCCTTTATTTATCATGACGTTGATCTTTTTTCTTTTTCAATCCAATACGGACACCAAGGCTGATTTAGCAGTTCATGCTGTTGATTCGGCACTAACAAAGGCGATCGATACCAAACACGTTCGATTGCATCAGGTCAAAAATGACCAACCCATCGCATTAATCAAGGCTCATGATTATGCCGGTGTACTCACGCAGGATGGCGATAAGCTGACCCTGACGTTGGCCAACGCTGATCAAGGAAAAAGCGCGATTCTGAAACAAACCTTGCAAGCCGCTTCTATCAAACTAAAAATGCAAGCCGCTGCCACAGCGCTTAAGATCCAAGCAACCACCTTACAAAAGCTTGCGACAGCTCTCAAACAGGCCACGCACGGCGCAGCCCAAATTCCAGAACCCCATCAGCCAAAAACACCGAGTTACACGTTAACAACCCATTACCGATATGGCTCTGCCGACTCAACTTACTTTGACACCCTGTTGCCGATTTTAATGGGATTCATTGTCTTCTTCTTTGTCTTTTTGATTTCGGGCATCGCTTTGTTGCGCGAGCGGACCACTGGCACCTTATACCGTTTACTGGCAACGCCGGTTCGCCGCGGTGAAATCATTAGCGGTTACCTACTAGGTTATGGTATTTTCGCCATTATTCAGACATTGCTAATCGTTGGTTATTCCTTGATCGTATTCAAAATTCAAATTCTTGGCAGCATCCCCGCCATCTTTTTGATCAATTTACTATTAGCGTTCACTGCCTTGGCACTGGGCTTGTTGATTTCAACCTTTGCTGACACTGAATTTCAGATGCTGCAATTCATTCCAATTGTGGTTATTCCCCAAATTTTCTTTACGGGATTAATTCCAATTGATCACATGCTTGGGTGGCTGCAACCCATCGCTCACATCATGCCTTTATACTATGGTGCTAATGCCTTAACCGGTATTATCGCCAAAGGTCAGTCGCTTGCCGTCTTCTATCCAGATGTGGTTGCCTTGTTAGGATTCTTCCTATTATTTCTTGGATTA
- the glmM gene encoding phosphoglucosamine mutase — MTKYFGTDGVRGIANKELSPEMAFRLGRTGGYVLTQHKEDASRRPLVLVARDTRISGQMLADALIAGLLSVGIEVLDLGVITTPAVAYLIKIQGADAGIQISASHNPVADNGIKFFGADGYKLSDDTEEEIEALLDAPEDKLPRPAAEGLGTVDDYPEGALKYTQFLEQTLADDLSGIYVCLDGANGATSGLVSRIFADLETDFDTMAISPDGLNINANVGSTHPQALSKFVVEKGADVGLAFDGDGDRCIAVDEQGNIVDGDKIMFILGSYMKSQGRLKQDTVVTTVMSNLGLYKALEANGMKSVQTAVGDRHVVEAMRKDGYNIGGEQSGHVILFDYHNTGDGMLTGIHLLNVMKKTGKKLSELAAPVQDYPQKLVNVKVADKENWQAYPEIQSAIDTVEKEMAGDGRVLVRPSGTEPLLRVMAEAKTEDLVSRYVDQIVDVVKQEMGSKED, encoded by the coding sequence ATGACAAAGTATTTTGGTACTGATGGCGTTCGTGGTATTGCAAACAAGGAACTAAGTCCGGAAATGGCTTTCCGGCTAGGGCGGACAGGCGGCTATGTTTTGACGCAGCACAAAGAAGATGCGAGTCGACGCCCATTGGTTTTGGTTGCTCGCGATACACGAATCTCAGGGCAGATGTTGGCTGATGCTTTAATTGCTGGCTTGCTTTCTGTTGGGATTGAAGTGCTGGATTTAGGCGTGATCACAACGCCTGCTGTTGCTTATTTAATCAAGATTCAAGGCGCCGATGCTGGTATCCAGATTTCGGCGTCGCATAATCCGGTTGCCGATAATGGCATCAAGTTCTTTGGAGCGGACGGCTACAAATTGTCTGACGATACTGAAGAAGAAATTGAAGCCTTACTGGATGCGCCAGAAGACAAACTTCCACGGCCGGCTGCTGAAGGATTAGGTACAGTAGACGATTATCCTGAAGGCGCACTCAAGTACACCCAATTTCTTGAGCAAACCTTGGCAGATGATCTGAGTGGCATTTATGTGTGCTTGGATGGCGCAAATGGTGCAACGAGTGGGTTAGTTAGTCGAATTTTTGCTGATCTTGAGACCGATTTTGATACAATGGCAATCAGTCCAGATGGGCTTAATATCAATGCTAACGTTGGTTCAACGCATCCTCAGGCGTTATCGAAATTTGTCGTCGAAAAAGGTGCTGATGTTGGCCTCGCGTTTGACGGTGACGGTGATCGCTGTATCGCAGTTGATGAACAAGGCAATATTGTTGATGGCGACAAGATTATGTTCATTCTTGGTAGTTATATGAAGTCACAAGGCCGGCTGAAGCAGGATACTGTCGTCACCACTGTTATGAGTAATCTTGGGTTATATAAGGCATTAGAAGCGAATGGCATGAAGTCCGTGCAAACGGCTGTCGGTGATCGCCACGTTGTCGAAGCCATGCGCAAAGATGGCTATAATATTGGCGGCGAACAGTCTGGCCACGTCATTTTGTTTGATTATCACAATACCGGGGATGGCATGCTGACAGGCATTCACTTGTTAAATGTCATGAAGAAAACCGGCAAGAAGTTGTCTGAATTAGCCGCACCTGTTCAAGACTATCCGCAGAAACTGGTTAATGTGAAAGTTGCGGACAAGGAAAACTGGCAAGCTTATCCAGAAATCCAAAGTGCCATTGATACCGTCGAAAAAGAAATGGCCGGTGATGGCCGTGTTCTGGTTCGCCCTTCAGGCACTGAACCTTTGTTGCGGGTCATGGCCGAAGCCAAAACCGAAGATTTGGTTTCCCGTTATGTGGATCAAATCGTGGATGTGGTGAAGCAAGAAATGGGCAGCAAGGAAGATTAA
- the cdaA gene encoding diadenylate cyclase CdaA: MRTYLTNLLTWSTLINLVDILVVWYVIYRLIMLVRGTKAVQLLKGVFVIAAIKIISWFLQLKTVGYLTDLVITWSVPALVIIFQPEIRRGLEHLGRGSLIFRSNNNQHEVEVRMVKELDKAIQYMSKRRIGALMTIQKSTGLEDYIETGIPLDADISGELLINIFIPNTPLHDGAVIIRDNRIAVAAAYLPLSDSNLIPKELGTRHRAAVGISEVTDALTIVVSEETGEVTITNNNNLIRNLTRDDYMKFLTAQLVPKEEAPNPNPVVSFFSRRFKSRKKKEGKQ, encoded by the coding sequence ATGCGCACCTATCTGACAAATTTATTAACTTGGTCCACCTTGATCAATCTGGTTGACATCCTCGTCGTCTGGTATGTCATTTATCGTTTGATCATGCTTGTTCGCGGTACAAAAGCGGTTCAGCTTCTGAAAGGCGTTTTTGTCATTGCTGCGATCAAGATTATTTCTTGGTTCCTTCAGTTGAAGACGGTCGGTTATTTAACTGATTTGGTTATTACTTGGAGTGTGCCAGCACTGGTTATTATTTTTCAGCCGGAAATTCGGCGTGGCCTTGAGCACCTAGGTCGCGGTTCCTTGATTTTTCGGTCGAATAATAACCAGCACGAAGTCGAAGTACGGATGGTCAAAGAACTTGATAAGGCTATTCAATATATGAGCAAGCGCCGGATCGGGGCCTTAATGACGATCCAGAAGAGTACCGGGCTGGAGGATTACATTGAGACAGGTATTCCCTTGGATGCTGATATTAGTGGAGAGCTGCTGATCAACATTTTCATACCGAATACGCCGTTGCATGATGGGGCGGTGATCATTCGGGACAATCGAATTGCGGTTGCGGCTGCATACTTACCTTTATCTGACAGCAATCTCATTCCTAAAGAACTTGGTACGCGCCATCGTGCTGCTGTCGGGATCAGTGAAGTGACGGATGCGTTGACGATCGTTGTCTCTGAAGAAACTGGGGAAGTGACGATCACAAATAACAACAACCTGATTCGTAATTTGACGCGTGATGACTATATGAAGTTTCTGACGGCGCAATTAGTGCCAAAAGAAGAGGCGCCGAATCCGAACCCAGTTGTCAGTTTCTTTTCGCGCCGGTTTAAGTCACGTAAAAAGAAGGAGGGCAAGCAATGA